The genomic DNA CGCTGAAGAAACCGAAACCGACCTGTTCGGCGAGCAGGTTGTCCTCTGTGGTGGTGTCAGCGAACTGGTTAAAGCCGGTTTTGATACTCTGGTTGAAGCCGGATATCAGCCCGAAATGGCCTACTTTGAATGTATGCACGAACTCAAACTGATCGTCGACCTGTTCTACCAGGGTGGTCTGAACTACATGCGGTATAGTGTCTCCAACACTGCTGAATACGGCGATTACTCCAGCGGTCCACGGATCATCACCGACGAAACCCGCAAAGAAATGAAGAAGATTCTGGAAGAAATCCAGACCGGTGAATTTGCGAAGAACTGGTTGCTCGAAAACAAAGCCAACCAGGCTTCCTTCAAGGCGATTCGTCGTCTGAACCGGCAGCATCCCATCGAAGCCGTTGGTAAAGAACTGCGGCGGATGATGAGCTGGATTGATTCCAAAGAAGTCTAATCCAGGTCAATTCCATCGAATGACATTGCAACGCGTCGGGAACGGATCTCTGTTTCCGACGCGTTTTTTATTTGACTGAACTTCACGATTCCACTCACTGCCGGGCGATAACTTACCAGCGGCCTCTTGTCTTTCCGGGTGACGACTCATATAAAACAGGTAGAACCGCTGTTTTTTCACGGGAAATCGAATCATGACTTCTTCACTCCCCCTGCACTCCCAGCACCAGCGAACTTATCACGAGAATAAGTTCGTCTACCCGGTTTTATCCCGGCGGAGTAAGGGGATTTCTATCGGCGTGAACCTGAATCCGGACAAGATCTGCAACTTTGACTGTATCTACTGTCAGGTGGATCGCCGTGAGGAGTCAGAAACACGATTCGTGGGCTTCGAGCAGCTGCTGCAGGAGCTCGATCATATGCTCAAGTTCGTGCTGAGTGGTGAGATCTACCAGGACGAAAAGTTCCAATCAGTCCCCCAGGAATTACGCCGCCTGAATGACATCGCCTTTTCCGGTGATGGTGAGCCGACAACCTATAAGAACTTTGACCAGATTGTCGCTGCTGTTGCAGATCTCAAGCGCAAGCATGGCGTTGATGACGTGAAGCTGGTCCTGATCAGCAATGCGAGCATGTTCCACCGTCCGGGCACACAGGCTGCCTTGAAGATTTTCGATGAGAATCAGGGAGAGGTCTGGGCAAAGCTGGATGCGGGAACGGAAGAGTACTTCAAACTCATCGATCGTACGAAAATCCGATTTTCACAGATCCTGGAGAACATCACCGCAGCTGCAAAACAGCGGCCAATTGTGATTCAGAGCCTGTTCATGCTCGTGAATGAGGAGCCGCCGAGTGATGCGGAAATCGACGCTTATTGCACGCGTCTGAATGAATTCGTCGCTGCGGGAGGGCAGATCAAGCTGGTGCAGGTCTATACGATTGCCCGCAGTACAGCGGAAGCTTATGTGACTTCCCTCAAGTCAGAACAGGTTGACGAGATTGCCCGTAAAGTGCGCGAAGCGACTGGCTTGACAACCGAAGTCTATTACGGCAACGCCGACTGACAGAGAAGCGCACTCTGTCAGTCATCTGGCGAGGCGAGCGCAAATTCGAGTTATTCGTCGAGTTGAACGGGTTCCAGATCTTTGGTATTCCGTTCGATAGCCAGAACGATCGTCTGCTGACGTCGCTTGTTGGATGAGGTGTTGACTGCAGGAATCACCTGACGCCCGTTGGGCAGGCTTAACCGCAGGGCAAAACGCCCTTCCTTGCTGACCGGGATCTTTTCGCCGAGCAGTGTCACTTCTGCCTGGGGATCGGAAGTGCCGTGAATCAACAGTTCCGTTTCAACATGGAATTCCTTTTTCGCCTGCTTGGCACGGGAACCGTTGGATTCGCCGCTGGGATCCAGACTTAAAGGTAAAGCGAGTCGTGAGGGAACGCCATTTCCGTTTTCCGCACGGGACGTATAACGCCGCGAACGGGTTGCGGAATAGTTGTTGTCCAGTCGACGCTTGATGCGTCCGCCTTTATCACAGACTTCCGGCATCGGAGGTGTGAGTTTGTGCGAGTAGACCAGTCCGAAAAACTTGTTTTGCGGAGTCACAAAGCCCAGTTGCAGTTTGTAAGAGCGGGCCGGTTGATCGATCTGCACAAACCACAGACCGGAATCAATTTTGACTTCGACATCTTTCACATAGGCTTTGCTGGTGCGGCTGTTCTCGTTGGTTGTGATGTCGTAGACACGGATCACCGGAACGGCCTGATACCAGTAGGCCCCCAGGGCTGCTTTTGCCCGATCCAGACTGGATTGGGTAATTGTCCAGTTCGCCATTAACCAGTGGGAGTCTTTGACCTGTGCGGTCAGTTTTGTCTCAACTGATTCTGAAGTGGGGAGCATTCGATCACTCTGAGGCTTCTGACTATTCGATTTGAGAAGCTTCTGGATCCGAGCTGGTTGTTCGGAAGGAGTTTGAGTGGTCGAATTCTGAGAGGGATAAGCAGGGACAGCTGCCGGGTTCGGAGTAGACGAAGGGGTTGGTGAGGAACTGGTAGATTTTTTATTGCTGGCAGTGGTGGTTTTGCGTTTGGGCTTGGACTTCGCCATCTTGATTTTAGCGATGGCATTAACCAGTTCTTGCTTACGCATACCGTGCCAGCCTGCAATTCCGTGAGATTTGGCGGTGGCCGCTAAATCGCGACGTGTTTGGCTCTCAAGGGACTTTAGAATCGCTGGGGACATTTGGAATGACTCCCAAAATCAACCAAGACACTGGTCGGCGTCTTGATCATGCTCTTAGTCTTCCATGACACTCAGGATCAATGTAAAGCATATCTGCCCCGTTCCACACACTCTTATGGCCGCAGACCACATAAATCCTTTGATGCTAACGGCCCGAATGGTATGAACACCTTGTAAACGTCAAATCAATATTTCGACCAGGACGCTACTCTCCCAGAACAGAAAGCCACTAGTAGTAATTCTCACTTTCAGGAACCAGAACTGAACCAAAGAGTTAGTCCTGAGATTCCTTACCCTTCAAGTCTGCACGTCTAAACAGTCACAAATCGTCGTATACAGTCTGGTAAAGCGATTATTACCGGGTCTGGAAACGCGTTTGAACGGTGTTTGAGATGTCGGCTGACACATGAAACATGTTTGAAGCGTTAGGACACTTTTTAACACGGGCGTTGATAAAAAGCAACTAATGGGGCATTTGCAATTACACAAAAACTTATCAGAATGTTCGCTATCCTGTTATATATTTATCACTTAAGAATTTAGCCTCATCAAAAATTCATAGAGTTGATCAAGAGCCTGGTCAACGAAACCCCACGTGATCATACGCTTCACATTTCCCGTCCTCCCCAGAGTCTAAGTGGTTGTACTGATTTCAGATCAGCAGACTCTCTTGTAACCGTCGCCTGCAAACTAGAGAAAGATCTCGGTAGCATAGATCTATTCTTACGCCTAATAGACCCCCCGTATCCAGAATGCCAATTTTGAGAAAACCGGTAATCACATATTTCAGGTTGCAGATACTTTGACTCCTGGGAGACATCTCTTTACAGTCTGAACAAGTCAGTTCGGATTGGTTCTTTAAGTACGTGCTGACTGCGACACGATCTTCTGTTTTTGATACATCATCGAAAGCATCCTCCATGCCTCAACCGGACCGGCGCGGTCGTTCTGCCCTGGTAGAAGCCCATCAATGGGTCAGCCGCCTGACAACAGTCAGTCTGGAAATGGTACTACCTGCTTTTCTGGGATATTGGCTCGATAAGCAGTGGGGAACTCTGCCCTGGCTGACCGCAGTCGGTGCAGTGTTTGGTTTTATAGCCGGGATGATGCATTTGCTGCAAATGGCTAAAGAAGCCGAGCAGAAGGAACGAAAAAGGAAAGATCGGTCAACCGACAAAAAGAATTCAAATCAGAGGGATGACCAATCGTCTGCAACAGACTCCTGAATCTCTCGAATGATAACCGCCAGTAATACACACAACACTACCCGCTGACCATGCAATCAACGCCAAAGACATCAGACTCAGCTTTCAAACAGTGCGGCATTCTTACCGCTACACTGTTGGGTCTGTTTGCAGTGCTTTATCTGCCGGCTCAGCGACTGGTTGGCCCCCTTGCAGTGGAAGGCTTAACCTATGCCACCCTGCTCTGCCTGATTCCGGGCCTGATCCTCTTTCCGGTGGTCGGATTTCTGAATCGTGAAATCGCTCCTGTTGCCATCGTGGGTATCTCCACGTTACTGCGACTGATGACAGTCGGGCTAGGTGCCTTGATTGTTTTGAAAGTCAAACCTGATTTTGGTTTACCCGAATTTTTGATTTGGTTATTGATTTGTTACTTTGCGTCTCTATTGGTTGAAACATTACTGCTCGTTCGGTACTCTGCCGAAGCCGTTTAGAGTTAACAGAGTTTTGATCAGAAACATTTTTTAATATCGAGCTGAAGCAATGGCCGCGGGTCACTCTGATACCTTCCATCATGTTCGCGATTTCGCTCATTTCGACCTTCCCACCGGTTTGCAGGTTGAGCTGCCACGTATTTTGGGCTTCCAGATTACGAAATTCATGCTGCTTCAGCTGATCGCAGTCGCATTCCTGTTCTTTGTTTTCCGGGGACTGGCGAAACGGGCCGCAGGCGGTCAGGTCGTCACCGGACGCTGGTGGAACTTCTGGGAATCCATCGTGATCTACATGCGGGACGAAGTCGTCCGGCCAACGATTGGTGAAGGACATCACCACGATGATGACGATCACGATCATGGTCATCACCACGAACAACAGGTAGGACACCCTGCCGATAAATATCTGCCGTTTGTGCTCTCCTGCTTCTTCTACGTTCTGATCTGCAACCTGCTGGGTGCGATTCCCTGGCTGGGTTCCGCAACCGGCGAGTTGAACGTGACGATCGCCTTGGCATTCACCACATTCTGTGCCGTCATCATGTACGGCGTCAGAGAACTGGGCTTCTTCCGTTTCTGGATGTCGCTGGCACCGTCAATGGAACTGCCTTTTCTGCTCAAGATTATTCTGGTACCCATGATCTGGGTGATCGAGCTGGTCGGCTTTCTGATTAAGCATGCCGTACTGGCCATTCGATTGTTTGCCAATATCATGGCAGGTCATACCGTGATTGCCGTCTTCCTCGGCTTCATCGCTTTGACTGCTGATTCAAGTATGTGGGCCGTAGTGATGCCATCCAGTATCATTGCCCAGGTCCTCGTTGGTCTGCTGGAACTGTTCGTTGCATTCCTGCAGGCATATGTTTTTGCGTTTCTTGCAACTCTGTTTATTGGAACCGCAGTACATCCTCACTGAGATGTCCGTCGGTATCTGACTCAGACTTGCTGTGTATATTTCTAGAGTGTTCCTCGTTGAGAAAGGTCAGGGGATAATTACAATGATCCAGGCTTTACGGATTATGTGCGTGACATGTGTTGTTGTATTGGCCACAGCTGTTCCAGCATTGGCTCAAGAAGGTGGCGCAGCTGAAGAAGGTGCTGCCGCAGCACAGGCAGCTGGTATCTCTCTGGGTGCCATTGGTGCCGGTATCACCATTATTGGTGCTGCTCTGGGGATTGGCAAAATCGGTGCATCTGCTGTTGAAGCAATCGCCCGTCAGCCAGAAGCCGGTGGTAAGATTCAGACTGCAATGATTATTGCTGCAGCGTTGATCGAAGGTGCTACCTTCTTCGCGCTCATCATCTGTCTGATCTGATTCTGCTCAGGCAGAGAACAGACGGTCGAATCGTCAGACATGAACCGCTGACGTGATTTCGGGCAATATCTTTAACCTCCTTCAGACAACAATGTGAGATTTTTGATCATGTTTAAAAGTCTTTTTTCAAGCCGATGCATGATCATGCTGCTCGTATTCGGTGGCATGATTCTGGGTACTGCCCTGCTGGGCTCAGATGCATCCTTGTATGCAGCAGAAGACGCAGGTCACCATGCAGGCCCGCCCCTGCACTGGAAAACCGACCTGGCATTATGGTCATTCGTTGTGTTCGTGGCATTCATCGTTGTACTCAAGTCATTTGCCTGGGGACCACTTATCCAGGCTCTGGACGAACGGGAACAGCGGGTTGTCACGGCTATCAGCGATGCGGAATCAAAACAACGAGAGTCTGAAGAACTGGTTAAAGAGCATACCCGAAAGATCGAAGCAGCTCAGGACGAAATCCAGGCAATGATGGTCGAGGCCCGCTCCGATGCAGAACGCATCAAGCAGGATGTTCTCGAACAGGCGCGTCAGGAAGCAGAGTCAATTAAATCTCATGCTGTCGATGAAATCGAACGTGCCCGGGAACTGGCATTGAAAGATCTGTTCGACCAGATGAACTCCCGCGTAATCGATGCTACCGAGCATGTTCTGGGGCGTGCCCTCAACGAGTCCGATCGTGATCGGCTCGTTGAAGAAGCTCTGGCACAGATTTCCGGAAGTTCGAACTGAACTAACGACAAAACTTTTTCAAACCTGTTGTATCAAGTTTGAAGTATTCATCCTTTAGCAGTGAGTTGTGATCAGCGTGAACGATCAGGAACAAATCAAAGCTCGGATTCCAAGTGTGATGGAGGACCCTGGTGCCATTTCGGTGGCCAAGGTTTATGCCAAAGCGTTTCTTGGTTCAGTCCCCGAGTCCGATAAAGACTCCGCCATTGAGGAGTTTGCTGAATTTCTGAATGTTGCACTGAATCAGTATCCCCAGTTCGGGAAGATGCTCACCACGCGATCGCTGAATAAAGAGGAATCTTTACAGCTGATCGACCGGGCGATTGCCCCGCATGCCTCGGAACTTTTCACGAATTTCCTGCGTGTGCTGGGACGGCACGAGCGACTGAATCTGTTACAGCAGATCTACACACAGATCAACAAACTGCGTGATGCAGAAGTCGGTAAAAAGGCCGTTGTGGTCAAATCGGCTTTCGAACTTACGGATCCTATTTTAGACAGCATCCGACAGCGTTTGAATGACACACTGGGCTTTATCCCGGTATTAAAGACATCCATAGACCAGAACGTCCTGGGCGGACTGGTTATTCAGGTTGATGACACAGTTTATGATGGTTCCCTGCGTACTCGGCTGAAACAGCTGCGAGGACGTTTGGACAATAGGAGCATTCATGAAATTCAAAGCGGACGAGATCGCTTCAGTTATCCAGAAGGAAATTGAAGACTTTCGCGGCGAAATCGAAACCAGCGAAGTGGGGCGGGTCCTTGAAGTGGGCGATGGTATTGCTCGCGTCTATGGACTGTCTTCTGCCATGTCTGGTGAAATGGTTGAGTTTTCCAATGGTGTACGCGGCCAGGTCTTCAACCTCGAAGAGAACTCGGTCGGTATCATCATTTTCGGTGATTACCTTTCGATTGCCGAAGGTGATGAAGTACGCAGCACAGGAGCCCTGCTCTCCGTGCCTGTCAGTGACAACCTGCTGGGGCGCGTTATTGACCCGCTGGGTGCGCCACTGGACGGAAAAGGCCCGATTGTGGCAACGGAATCCAGACCTCTGGAAGTTGCTGCCCCCGGTGTTGCTGCCCGTCAGCCTGTAAAACAGCCACTGGCTACCGGGATCAAGGCGATTGACGCCATGACCCCCATCGGACGTGGTCAGCGTGAGTTGATTATTGGTGACCGTAAGACCGGTAAAACCGCCATCGCCATCGATGCGATTCTGAACCAGAAGGGGAAGGACGTAGTCTGTGTGTATGTCGGCTGTGGTCAGCGATCCGCCAGTATTGCCGGCGTTGTTGCTCAGCTTGAAGAACACGGTGCGATGGACTACACAGTGGTTGTCGCCGCGTCTTCCAGTGACCCTGCACCGCTGCAGTACATTGCTCCTTACGCTGGTGCCGCAATCGCAGAATACTACATGTATCAGGGTAAACACACCCTGGTCGTTTACGATGACTTGTCCAAGCAGGCACAGGCTTATCGCCAGCTGTCACTGTTGATGCGTCGTCCTCCCGGACGTGAAGCTTACCCGGGTGACGTATTCTACTGTCACAGCCGTCTGCTGGAACGTTCCGCCCGTCTGAGTGATGAACTTGGTGGTGGTTCGATGACTGCTCTGCCGATTATTGAAACTCTGGAAGGGGAAGTATCTGCCTACATTCCCACCAACGTGATTTCGATTACCGACGGTCAGATCTATCTGGAACCGGACCTGTTCTTCGCCGGGATTCGTCCCGCGATCAACGTGGGTATCAGTGTATCCCGCGTGGGTGGTAACGCTCAGACGAAAGCAACCAAGAGTGTTTCCGGTAGTCTGCGACTCGACCTGGCGGCCTTCCGTGAACTGGAAGCGTTTGCCCAGATGGGTACCGAACTGGATAAAGCAACCCAGGCGCAGCTCGACCGCGGTTATCGCATGGTTGAACTGCTGAAACAGCCTCAGTTCAAGCCGATGTCAATGGCCGACCAGGTTGTCAGTCTGTTTGCCGGAACCAAAGGTTTCTTCGACAAAGTGCCGATCAACCAGGTTCAGGACGCCGAAAACGAGATGCTGCAGTTCATCCACGATCAGTATCCTGAGATCACCGACAAGATCACAGAAACCGGACAGCTGGAAGACGAAACCGTCGAACAGCTCAAAACGGTTCTCGCGACCTTTGTCGAGCAGTACCTGCGTAAGAACGCGTAGTCGACTCGTTACCGTATTCATTGCTTGCACAGTTAATCGAAAACAGGTTTAGAATCTAATGGCCAAAGCACGTGCCATCGTCAAACGATTAAAGGCAGTTAAAAACATCCGTAAGATCACACGGACCATGGAATTGATCGCCACCGCGCGATTCAAGAAAGCCATGGACCGTGCTGCGGAAGCTGCTGCCTATACCCGCAAGATTTCCGAGCTCGTCGCCGATCTGTCCCAGGCAAATCTGGAATTCCACCATCCCCTGCTGGAAAAACACGAAACCGAAAAGAACTCGGTACTGCTCGTGCTGACATCCAACCGGGGATTGTGTGGCGGTTACAATACCGGCGTTTTGAAACTGGCACTCAAGCGTTACCAGGAACTGCAGAGCGAAGGACAGAATGTCCGTCTGGAAGTTTCCGGTAAGCGTGGCATCAGCTTTTTGAAATTCCAGGGAGTTACGGCCGACAACAGCTACACGCACTTCGAAGATCGTCCGACCTTTGAAGAAGTAGACGATCTGGCCAGCCGTTACATCACGGAATACATCGAAGGCAAAATCGATCGACTCGACGTCGCCTATACCGAATTCATCTCGTCTTCCCGCCAGGCAGCGGTAGTGCACTCACTGCTGCCGATTGGTGCACTGGAAACATCAGCGACGGATTCGGATGAACAATACGACTATGAATTCCTGCCTTCTGCTCAGGAAATCCTTGAGGAAATTGTTCCGACTGCATTTAAGGCCCGTCTGTTTAAGTGCTTCCTTGATGCCGCGGTGAGTGAGCAGATTGCCCGCATGGTCGCCATGAAAGGCGCCACGGAAAATGCGAATGAAATGGTGGGAACCCTGTCGGCTCAGTATAACCGGGCTCGACAGACCCAGATTACATCGGAAATCCTGGAAATCATCGGTGGGGCAGCAGCTCTCGAGTAATTTCCGGCCATCCCGGCATGGCACATTATGGTTTTTTACAGATTGATCAACATCAGAAAGTAGAGACATATCAATGGCGACAACCGAAGCCAGTACAGAAAGTTCAGTTGGCAAAATTACTCAGATCATCGGTTCTACCTTTGATGCTGAGTTTCCCGAGCATGCAATGCCGGAAATCTACAACGCTTTGACTGTCAACGAAAACATCAAAGGTGTTGAGATCAAAGTAACCGGGGAAGTTCAGCAGCATCTGGGTGGCGGCCGTGTCCGCTGCGTCGCACTGGGCTCTACCGACGGCATGGTCCGCGGAATGAGTGTGCATGACACCGGTGCTCCCGTTTCTGTTCCCGTTGGTAAGGGAACTCTGGGGCGTGTCTTCAACCTGCTCGGCGATCCCGTTGATGGTCGTGGTGCTGTTGAAACCGACGAACGCTGGCCGATCCACCGGAAAGCTCCTGCTCTGGAAAACCTGAGTGCTAAAACCGAGCTCTTTGAAACCGGGATCAAAGTGGTCGACCTGCTGACTCCTTTCGTGCGTGGTGGTAAAGCTGGTCTGTTCGGTGGTGCCGGTCTGGGTAAGACCGTGATTCTGACCGAGTTGATCGCTCGTATCGCGAGTGCCCACGGTGGTTACTCTGTATTCGCCGGTGTGGGTGAGCGGACCCGTGAAGGGAACGACCTCTGGCTGGAAATGCAGGAAACCAAAATCGGTCAGACCGAACGTTCCGTGATCGAACAGACCTGTATGGTCTTCGGTCAGATGAACGAACCACCGGGAGCCCGTCTGCGTGTTGCTCTGTCCGCTCTGACGATGGCAGAATGGTTCCGTGATACAACGGGTACCGATACCCTGCTCTTCGTGGACAACATCTTCCGGTTCTCACAGGCTGGTTCAGAAGTATCCGCTCTGCTGGGACGTATGCCTTCCGCCGTGGGTTACCAGCCGACACTGGGTACCGAGTTGGGTGAACTGCAGGAACGAATCACTTCAACCAAGAATGGGGCGATCACCAGTGTGCAGGCTGTTTACGTGCCTGCTGACGACCCGACCGACCCTGCACCGGCAACGGCCTTCTCCCACCTGGACGCGTTCATTTACCTGGAACGAAAGATCTCCGAAAAAGGGATTTACCCGGCCATCGACCCGCTGGCTTCTTCCAGTCGTATTCTGGACCCACAGTATGTGGGTGAGCGTCACTACCGTGTGGCTCGTGAAGTTCAGCAGACTCTGCAGCGTTATCGCGAACTGCAGGACATCATCGCGATTCTGGGTGTAGACGAGTTGAGTGAAGAAGACAAACTGATTGTGCATCGTGCCCGCCGTATTGAGCGGTTCCTGTCACAACCGTTCCTCGTGGCAGAAGTCTTCACTGGCAAAGCCGGTAAGATCACTCCGCTGGAAGATACCATTCGCAGCTTCGAAGAAATCTGTGCCGGTAAGTGGGACCACCTGCCGGAATCCGCCTTCATGTACGTGGGTGCGGTTGAGGAAGCAGAAGAACAAGCCAAGAGAATGGCTGAGAATTAAGACGTTTTTGAACGTCGTGATCAGATTGTGGCCGAAACTGGTTTCGGTCACAATTTCCATTTGAATATCCTGTTTTGAATGTGGTTAGAGCACCCATGGCTCAAGAATTTCGCCTGTTATTAGTCACACCGGAAACGACTCTGCTGGATCAGCCCATCCAGAGCCTGCGTTGTACTCTGTATGACGGTCAAATCGGAATTCTCCCCGGTCGTATGCCCATGGTGGGACGTCTGGGTTATGGCGAACTGGTGTTTGAAGCCACTGACGGTAAAGAAGAACGCTACTTTGTCGATGGTGGCTTCCTGCAGGTCAAAGGCTCCGTGATCTCCGTTTTGACCGAACAGGCGATTCCGGCCAGCAAGTTGAATGCTGCCGATGCGGAAAAGATGCTCGAGGAAGCCCTCGATCGCACCGCAGTTGGCGATGAGCAGTGCCAGGCCCGTCAACGGGATCAGGATCGTGCCCGGGCGATGCTCGCACTGGCCCATCAGAAATAACCTGAACTTCAGGTTCCAGATACATCTTGATCTACAGCTCTGAATCTCATAAATAAGCTGAAATGCCTCGCGCGTTTCAGCTTATTTTTTTACTGGAGCCGTACATGACCGACGCGGAATCCCGCCAACCCGCCCCGCGCCCCTCGGTTGGAGTTCTCTTCAAATGCTGTAATGTCTACAGCAGAATCTACTCAAACCACAACCAGAGTGCCTACGCCGGGCATTGTCCCCGCTGTGCGGCCCGGATTGAGGTACCCATTTCGAAATCAGGGGGATCGAACAGTCGATTCCTCTCTGGATCCTAACTTATTACTGGAAAGAGGCTTATCTCACCTGAAAATCTGACTTTCTCAGGAAGAAAAATGCTCCTCACCGCCAGAAACCTCTTGAGCTAAATCCTGAATTGCTCTAGGATTCGCCGCATTGATCAAATCAACAAACCAGAAATAACTTCCATTCTGACCTGCCTCTTCCTGATTTGAGCCTGATCCATGGATTATCATCTCAAACCTCTGGGTAAAACCTGTTCTTCGACGGGCAAGGAATTTGCGCCCGGTGAAACGGTGCATTCTGTGATCGTCGATCAGAACGGCCACCTGATCCGGATGGATTTTGCCGAAGATGCCTGGACGGGTCCTCCAGAAGGGGCAGTGGGAGACTGGACATTACAAGTACCGGAACCGGCTGCTCAGGGAGCACGCAAAATCGATCCCGATGCGTTGATGCAGTACTTTGAGCAGCTTTACGAGAATCCAAATCAGGTCCAGGAGAAATTCCTGTATGTCCTGGCACTGTTCCTGGTACAGAAACGTCGCCTGAAGCTGGATGGCTCGCGGAATGAGGATCAGAACTCCTATCTGCAACTGTCGGGAACACACGGTGAAGGCAGTTTTGAAATCCGCGATCAAAACCTGGAAGAGTCAGAAATCGAAGCCCTGCAGCAACAGTTAAACACACAGTTTTTAGAAGAGTGGGAATAAGGGACGTCCCCACTTTCGGACCATTCAACATGTCGCATGTTCAAGGAAGAACAGAAATGAAGAGATCCAGGCTGATCTTTCGACGGCTGCGTGCCGTGACGCAAGTTTGTGCCTTGATCTGCTGTCTTCTGCTGCTCTCAGCGTGTTCTTCGGTCCGCACTTTTCTACCCCAGGAAGCTCCTGTCTGCGTTCTGCCTCCCAATGCCAGCTACACACAAATTGTGAATCACCTGAATTCACAGACTGACGGCGTCTTTGGCTGGCAGTCATCTTCTGTCAAAATCCGGGCACGACAGAAAGGGGGCATCCCTGTCAGTCTGAGTGCGATGCTGGCTGTAGAACAGCCCCAGCGTTTTCGCCTGGTGGCCAGTTCTCCCCTGGGACCCGAGGTTGATTTCGGCTCGAATGACGAACGATTCTGGTTCTGGGTTAAACGCAGCGATCAGAAAAACATTTTTACCGTCCGGCATGACCAGTACGAGGCCATGGGCTCTCAGCTGAATATTCCCTTCGAACCGGGCTGGCTGCTGGAAGCCCTGCGGGTAGTGCCGCTGAATGACAAAGAACTTGCGATTCAAAAAGAAGGTCAGAATTCACCAAACGTGAAACTGATCTCCGATCGCCTGCTGCCCAACGGCAAACTGGTACAGAAGATTATTGTCGTCAATCTTTGTACCGGGCATATCATCGAACAGTCCCTGTATGACAGCCAGGGACAACGGATCGCGACTGCTACGCTGGGTGAATACCACACCTGTGGTGCCACCAATGCGGTTCTGCCACACGTCATCAAGCTCGACTGGCCCCAGGCGGGAATCGTGATGACGATGACCATGTCACAGATCAGCGTCAATCCGGGAGTTCCTTCCGATGTCTGGGGACTGCCACAGATTCCGGGCTACCCCGTGCTGGACCTTGCTGCAGGCCTGCCCCAGGTCAGGCATCAGGAAGCCTCCATAAGACATCGCCCGACACCAATTGAATCACGGGTTGCCGAGCGGGTCGAACCCGCCTGGGCCGATTCACCGGGTCCGGAGCCTCAGTGGAGACCGACGCAGGAAGAACCTCAGTTCGGTTTCGAAGAGCCGGACACCTTCCCTGCCAGCGACACAATGCCTGCCCCCGATGGAAATCCCTTCCGCGCGCCAGGCTCGTTTGAAGGGGTGGCAGAAGAACCGCCGGGGCGCGTGAAGCTCTAACTTCGGCTGACTAAAGCCTAGATCAGCCAGGCA from Gimesia sp. includes the following:
- the atpE gene encoding ATP synthase F0 subunit C — protein: MSLGAIGAGITIIGAALGIGKIGASAVEAIARQPEAGGKIQTAMIIAAALIEGATFFALIICLI
- a CDS encoding DUF4912 domain-containing protein translates to MSPAILKSLESQTRRDLAATAKSHGIAGWHGMRKQELVNAIAKIKMAKSKPKRKTTTASNKKSTSSSPTPSSTPNPAAVPAYPSQNSTTQTPSEQPARIQKLLKSNSQKPQSDRMLPTSESVETKLTAQVKDSHWLMANWTITQSSLDRAKAALGAYWYQAVPVIRVYDITTNENSRTSKAYVKDVEVKIDSGLWFVQIDQPARSYKLQLGFVTPQNKFFGLVYSHKLTPPMPEVCDKGGRIKRRLDNNYSATRSRRYTSRAENGNGVPSRLALPLSLDPSGESNGSRAKQAKKEFHVETELLIHGTSDPQAEVTLLGEKIPVSKEGRFALRLSLPNGRQVIPAVNTSSNKRRQQTIVLAIERNTKDLEPVQLDE
- the atpH gene encoding ATP synthase F1 subunit delta — its product is MEDPGAISVAKVYAKAFLGSVPESDKDSAIEEFAEFLNVALNQYPQFGKMLTTRSLNKEESLQLIDRAIAPHASELFTNFLRVLGRHERLNLLQQIYTQINKLRDAEVGKKAVVVKSAFELTDPILDSIRQRLNDTLGFIPVLKTSIDQNVLGGLVIQVDDTVYDGSLRTRLKQLRGRLDNRSIHEIQSGRDRFSYPEGN
- the atpF gene encoding F0F1 ATP synthase subunit B, translated to MLLVFGGMILGTALLGSDASLYAAEDAGHHAGPPLHWKTDLALWSFVVFVAFIVVLKSFAWGPLIQALDEREQRVVTAISDAESKQRESEELVKEHTRKIEAAQDEIQAMMVEARSDAERIKQDVLEQARQEAESIKSHAVDEIERARELALKDLFDQMNSRVIDATEHVLGRALNESDRDRLVEEALAQISGSSN
- a CDS encoding AtpZ/AtpI family protein — protein: MLTATRSSVFDTSSKASSMPQPDRRGRSALVEAHQWVSRLTTVSLEMVLPAFLGYWLDKQWGTLPWLTAVGAVFGFIAGMMHLLQMAKEAEQKERKRKDRSTDKKNSNQRDDQSSATDS
- the atpB gene encoding F0F1 ATP synthase subunit A, whose product is MAAGHSDTFHHVRDFAHFDLPTGLQVELPRILGFQITKFMLLQLIAVAFLFFVFRGLAKRAAGGQVVTGRWWNFWESIVIYMRDEVVRPTIGEGHHHDDDDHDHGHHHEQQVGHPADKYLPFVLSCFFYVLICNLLGAIPWLGSATGELNVTIALAFTTFCAVIMYGVRELGFFRFWMSLAPSMELPFLLKIILVPMIWVIELVGFLIKHAVLAIRLFANIMAGHTVIAVFLGFIALTADSSMWAVVMPSSIIAQVLVGLLELFVAFLQAYVFAFLATLFIGTAVHPH
- a CDS encoding radical SAM protein, with translation MTSSLPLHSQHQRTYHENKFVYPVLSRRSKGISIGVNLNPDKICNFDCIYCQVDRREESETRFVGFEQLLQELDHMLKFVLSGEIYQDEKFQSVPQELRRLNDIAFSGDGEPTTYKNFDQIVAAVADLKRKHGVDDVKLVLISNASMFHRPGTQAALKIFDENQGEVWAKLDAGTEEYFKLIDRTKIRFSQILENITAAAKQRPIVIQSLFMLVNEEPPSDAEIDAYCTRLNEFVAAGGQIKLVQVYTIARSTAEAYVTSLKSEQVDEIARKVREATGLTTEVYYGNAD